The proteins below are encoded in one region of Chitinophagales bacterium:
- a CDS encoding sigma-54-dependent Fis family transcriptional regulator, with product MNSILIIDDDVEICLLLSRFLTKNSYQVETAQRGATGIEKLTLQPYDVVLSDFRLGDMDGRQILEKIKEIRPAVPVIIITGYSDIKIAVDVMKLGAFDYITKPLIPEEVLNLVKKALEIRPSEDIEKKNGTILTGAKEEKKEKTDGIVVLDEEYLKSSSPESNAIYKQIELVAPTNYSVILYGESGTGKEVLARMIHTMSSRGSHPFIAMDCGTLTKELAGSELFGHEKGSFTGAIMSKAGHFELANKGTLFLDEVANLPYDVQATLLRVMQERRIKRIGGIKEIEVDIRIIIASNENLQEAFKKGKFREDLYHRFNEFSIDLPPLRLRKKDIMDFAHFFLRKANRELGKNIEGFDDEVKEIFLNYSWPGNLRELRNMVRRAVLLTGSGMVHIKSLPFEIALKNVNTLIPEGESDHIITDKTSLKSAAREAEYQTIKKILKQVNYNKTKAAEILNIDRKTLYNKLREFNLLKS from the coding sequence ATGAATTCAATTCTGATTATAGATGATGACGTGGAAATCTGCTTGTTATTAAGCCGTTTTCTTACTAAAAATAGCTATCAGGTTGAAACTGCTCAGCGCGGTGCAACAGGAATAGAAAAATTGACCCTCCAGCCCTACGATGTGGTTTTAAGTGATTTCAGATTAGGAGATATGGACGGAAGACAAATATTGGAAAAGATTAAAGAAATACGACCTGCCGTACCAGTTATTATTATTACCGGATATTCCGACATAAAAATTGCAGTAGATGTAATGAAACTAGGGGCTTTTGATTATATCACAAAACCTTTAATTCCGGAGGAAGTATTGAACCTGGTAAAAAAGGCTCTGGAAATCAGGCCTTCGGAAGATATTGAAAAAAAGAACGGAACCATTCTCACAGGTGCTAAAGAAGAAAAGAAAGAAAAGACAGACGGTATTGTAGTCCTTGATGAAGAATATTTAAAAAGCTCCAGCCCTGAATCCAATGCTATTTACAAGCAGATTGAATTGGTGGCCCCAACCAATTATAGTGTAATTCTCTACGGAGAAAGCGGAACCGGTAAAGAGGTTCTGGCAAGAATGATTCATACCATGAGCAGCAGAGGTTCGCATCCCTTTATTGCAATGGACTGCGGAACCCTTACAAAAGAATTAGCCGGTAGTGAACTATTTGGCCATGAAAAGGGATCTTTTACCGGGGCTATTATGAGTAAGGCCGGGCATTTTGAATTGGCTAATAAAGGGACTCTTTTTCTTGATGAGGTTGCCAATTTGCCTTATGATGTTCAGGCCACTCTGCTGCGCGTAATGCAGGAAAGAAGGATCAAACGGATCGGAGGTATAAAAGAAATTGAAGTAGACATTCGTATTATAATCGCATCCAATGAAAACCTTCAGGAAGCCTTTAAAAAAGGAAAATTCCGGGAAGATCTTTATCATCGCTTCAATGAATTCAGCATCGATTTGCCTCCCCTTCGTTTAAGAAAAAAAGACATTATGGATTTTGCGCATTTTTTCCTGCGGAAGGCCAACAGAGAATTGGGAAAAAATATTGAAGGATTTGATGATGAAGTAAAAGAAATATTTCTGAATTATTCGTGGCCAGGGAATCTAAGAGAATTGCGTAATATGGTTCGCCGTGCGGTTTTGCTTACAGGCAGCGGGATGGTCCATATAAAAAGCCTTCCTTTTGAGATCGCGCTCAAGAATGTAAATACCCTAATTCCTGAAGGAGAAAGCGACCATATTATAACAGACAAAACTTCATTGAAATCAGCAGCCAGGGAAGCCGAATATCAAACCATAAAGAAAATCCTTAAACAGGTAAACTATAATAAAACCAAGGCTGCGGAAATATTAAATATTGACCG
- a CDS encoding response regulator — protein sequence MNDVIRILFVDDDEDELILLQDLLNEITEQHYAIDWAPSYEKAIEKISSPLSSYDICIIDYRLGIYTGLDLLKYIHDYNPNLPIILFTGQGDSRVDIEAMKAGASDYLIKGKIDSNLIERSIRYSINKLKTQQQLIDQEKNLREIEKFAITGRIALVIAHEVRNPLTNVKLALYQLRDEIKEANESISLLFNIAERNCDRINHLITNLLESTKFSELKFEDISINKIVEQALDLASDRIELKGVKIIKRFSPEICDVYIDKEKIEIAFLNIILNAVEAVEKDKGIITVTTRPKDGKCEVIIKDNGKGIDSEQLNMIFEPYFTNKEGGMGLGLTTTQTIIYNHKGTINVESRSQKGTSFIITIEFSPHKL from the coding sequence ATGAATGATGTAATCAGGATCTTGTTTGTGGATGATGATGAGGATGAATTAATTTTACTGCAAGATCTTTTAAATGAAATTACGGAACAGCACTACGCTATTGATTGGGCACCTTCCTATGAAAAAGCAATAGAGAAAATTTCCTCACCTCTCTCCAGTTACGATATATGTATTATTGATTACCGCCTGGGAATTTATACGGGGCTTGATTTGCTTAAATACATTCACGATTATAATCCTAATCTGCCTATTATTCTTTTTACAGGGCAGGGTGATTCAAGAGTAGATATAGAAGCTATGAAAGCCGGAGCTTCAGATTACCTGATAAAAGGAAAAATTGATTCGAACCTTATTGAAAGAAGTATACGCTATTCAATTAATAAGCTGAAGACACAGCAACAGCTTATTGATCAGGAAAAAAATCTGAGAGAAATAGAAAAATTTGCAATTACAGGTCGTATTGCCCTGGTAATTGCCCATGAAGTAAGAAATCCATTAACAAATGTAAAGTTAGCATTGTACCAGCTACGCGATGAAATTAAAGAAGCTAATGAATCTATTTCTCTCCTGTTCAATATTGCGGAAAGAAATTGCGATCGTATCAATCATCTTATCACCAATTTGCTTGAATCCACTAAATTTTCAGAGCTTAAATTCGAAGATATATCGATTAATAAAATAGTGGAACAGGCTTTAGACCTTGCTTCTGACCGTATTGAATTGAAAGGGGTAAAGATTATTAAAAGGTTTTCTCCCGAAATCTGTGATGTATATATTGACAAGGAAAAAATTGAAATTGCATTTCTGAATATAATTCTAAATGCTGTTGAAGCTGTGGAAAAAGATAAGGGAATTATCACAGTCACCACAAGGCCAAAAGACGGAAAATGTGAAGTAATTATAAAGGATAATGGTAAAGGCATAGATTCAGAGCAGTTAAATATGATTTTTGAACCTTACTTTACTAACAAGGAAGGTGGAATGGGCCTGGGACTTACAACCACACAAACTATTATTTATAATCACAAAGGAACCATTAACGTTGAGAGCCGTTCACAAAAAGGAACGTCTTTTATTATTACTATAGAATTTAGTCCTCACAAGCTTTAA
- a CDS encoding CHASE3 domain-containing protein — MAIYKTLFADLTKDKYSLIRRVLIAFLFVLTVINVIIFLSWDSFNKMEANEKMVQHTHLALRNFEILRSNLIDAETNYRGFLITGDTSFMSAFKASRDSMEHRVKQLDTIVSDNPRQLLLLDTLKKDIQKRVNAFSQSLDQETSQASSKESYAIIYQSQRLLDQMGAIIDSAEKEENVLMKQRNKEQEAATHQTRITIIIFTIMVLSILLVALVTIISELNKRAALEELLKSVLDASPSGIQSFQSLRNHTGKIIDFRLLQANKTSYDLLPSLPRALEGKTMLQLYPENLKDGLFDKYVNVVETGVPINIEHSSQSEKRKKWYHIIGAKLGDGFTITITNITESKKMKNDLENSMNALRRNNKELEQFAYVASHDLQEPLRKILAFIDRLRSKALSSLNEESISYMDRISIAADRMRTLINDLLTYSRSGKEEAELKEINLNVLLPQILSDLEVIIQQKQATITLESLPVLDAIETQMRQLFQNLIINAIKFSSPNRLVKVLIRSEYLKSITGNIITKDQLNNDSSCRIYVEDNGIGFNNQYAQKIFQLFQRLHGRSEYEGTGIGLAICKKIVSLHHGTIVAEGKPGEGAVFIITLPLHHLVSSEAISHMEETSDLNG; from the coding sequence ATGGCTATCTATAAGACTTTATTTGCTGATCTCACAAAAGACAAGTATAGTCTTATCCGCAGGGTTTTGATTGCTTTTTTATTTGTGCTGACAGTAATAAATGTAATCATCTTCCTTAGCTGGGATAGCTTTAATAAAATGGAGGCTAATGAAAAAATGGTTCAGCATACACACTTGGCTCTACGAAATTTTGAAATACTCAGATCGAACCTGATTGATGCTGAAACAAATTACAGGGGATTCCTGATCACGGGCGATACTAGCTTTATGAGTGCATTTAAGGCTTCACGGGACTCTATGGAGCACCGGGTGAAGCAATTAGATACCATAGTAAGCGATAATCCCAGGCAACTGCTTTTACTGGATACGTTAAAAAAGGATATACAAAAAAGAGTGAATGCTTTTTCCCAATCTCTGGATCAGGAAACTTCACAAGCATCATCAAAAGAAAGTTATGCTATAATATATCAAAGTCAAAGATTGCTTGACCAAATGGGAGCAATAATAGACAGCGCTGAAAAGGAAGAAAATGTATTGATGAAACAGCGGAATAAAGAACAGGAAGCAGCAACTCATCAAACACGCATTACCATAATTATATTTACGATAATGGTGTTATCTATATTACTGGTTGCTTTGGTTACAATAATTTCAGAATTAAATAAAAGAGCGGCGCTGGAAGAATTGCTTAAAAGTGTTCTTGATGCCTCCCCAAGTGGTATTCAATCCTTTCAATCTCTCCGTAACCATACCGGTAAAATAATTGATTTTCGTCTGCTACAGGCCAATAAAACATCTTATGACTTATTACCCTCCTTACCCCGCGCTTTGGAAGGTAAAACAATGTTGCAGCTCTATCCTGAAAATTTGAAAGATGGATTATTTGACAAATATGTAAATGTGGTCGAGACGGGAGTTCCTATCAATATCGAGCACAGCTCCCAATCAGAAAAAAGAAAAAAATGGTATCACATAATCGGTGCTAAGCTGGGTGATGGCTTTACAATTACTATTACAAATATTACCGAATCTAAAAAGATGAAGAATGATCTGGAAAATTCAATGAATGCGCTGCGCAGGAATAATAAGGAATTGGAACAGTTTGCTTATGTGGCTTCACACGACCTGCAGGAACCCTTAAGAAAAATTTTAGCTTTTATAGATCGGCTCCGCAGCAAGGCACTGTCTTCCTTAAATGAAGAATCAATAAGCTATATGGACAGGATCAGCATTGCCGCAGACCGGATGCGGACTCTTATTAATGACTTGCTTACCTATTCCCGATCTGGAAAAGAAGAAGCTGAATTAAAAGAAATTAATCTGAATGTTTTACTGCCTCAGATCCTATCTGACTTAGAAGTAATTATCCAGCAAAAACAAGCTACCATAACCCTGGAATCTTTGCCTGTACTGGATGCCATAGAAACTCAAATGCGTCAGTTATTTCAAAATCTTATTATCAATGCAATTAAATTCAGTAGCCCGAACCGGTTGGTAAAAGTACTTATCCGGTCAGAATACCTGAAAAGCATAACCGGCAATATAATTACTAAAGATCAATTAAATAATGACTCCAGTTGCCGTATTTATGTGGAGGATAATGGTATTGGATTTAATAATCAATATGCTCAAAAAATCTTTCAGCTATTTCAGCGGCTTCATGGCAGAAGTGAATATGAAGGTACCGGCATAGGATTAGCCATATGTAAAAAAATTGTATCACTTCATCACGGCACCATCGTTGCAGAGGGTAAGCCCGGCGAGGGTGCGGTATTTATTATTACTCTTCCCCTTCACCATTTAGTTTCTTCTGAAGCCATTAGCCATATGGAAGAAACAAGCGACCTTAACGGGTAA
- a CDS encoding YtxH domain-containing protein, whose amino-acid sequence MKNSNALAGILIGMIAGAAIGILFAPDKGTETRRRITRKGGDLAETLKDRFSNLVDSVMNKYDDMRDDFEDEAEDAGSNMSSPMNG is encoded by the coding sequence ATGAAGAATTCAAATGCATTGGCAGGAATACTCATCGGCATGATTGCCGGCGCTGCCATAGGGATTTTATTTGCACCCGATAAAGGTACAGAAACAAGACGGAGAATAACACGCAAAGGAGGAGATTTAGCAGAGACTTTAAAAGACAGGTTTAGTAACCTGGTTGACAGTGTTATGAATAAGTACGATGATATGCGGGATGATTTTGAAGATGAGGCAGAAGATGCCGGATCTAATATGTCTTCACCCATGAACGGATAG
- a CDS encoding phage holin family protein, producing the protein MQSIINKTGDYIETRIELLRLKTVSKSSEVASMILANAVILILAMLFLLTFNIGIAFWIGDLLGKYAYGFLIVAAFYGVAGFLFYIFRNQWIKEPVNNFIIRKFLE; encoded by the coding sequence ATGCAATCAATAATAAATAAGACAGGTGATTATATTGAAACCCGGATAGAATTACTGCGGCTAAAAACTGTGAGTAAATCTTCTGAAGTGGCTTCCATGATTTTGGCGAATGCTGTTATACTTATCCTGGCGATGCTATTCCTTTTAACTTTTAACATAGGAATTGCCTTTTGGATCGGTGATCTTTTAGGTAAGTATGCTTACGGGTTCCTTATAGTTGCTGCATTTTATGGAGTGGCCGGATTTCTTTTTTATATATTTCGAAACCAGTGGATAAAAGAACCAGTCAACAATTTCATTATTCGTAAATTTTTAGAATAA
- a CDS encoding AI-2E family transporter → MQPLPVLILIMGSHFNQPDLVPNTLDKLQDWLVGAFPIAIIRLIGIFLRVLVMYFVLFFLFIHHENFEETLLKYVPFPEKNAVLLSDELKNITFASVVGHGMIACTQGLLLGIGFLIFGISNPLFWGVIAMLLAFIPLVGPPAIFIPAGLVIISLGNVFSGIGIIIYGLIVVGVIEYFIRFFISQKLGKIHPLITVAGLIIGLPLFGIIGLVIGPLLVSYFFLFITLYESDYVKKITIRRKPR, encoded by the coding sequence ATGCAACCATTGCCCGTCTTGATACTTATTATGGGTTCTCATTTCAACCAGCCCGATCTCGTTCCTAATACCCTGGATAAGCTTCAGGACTGGCTTGTGGGAGCATTCCCCATTGCGATTATAAGATTGATTGGAATTTTTTTAAGGGTTTTGGTAATGTATTTCGTACTGTTCTTTTTGTTTATTCATCATGAAAATTTCGAAGAAACGTTATTGAAATACGTCCCCTTTCCTGAAAAAAATGCTGTTCTGCTTTCTGATGAATTAAAGAATATAACCTTCGCAAGTGTAGTCGGTCATGGTATGATTGCATGTACGCAGGGTTTATTATTGGGTATTGGATTTCTGATATTTGGAATTTCAAACCCTCTGTTTTGGGGAGTAATTGCAATGCTTCTTGCATTCATTCCATTAGTAGGGCCCCCGGCAATTTTTATACCTGCAGGATTGGTAATTATTTCATTAGGCAACGTATTTAGCGGGATTGGTATTATTATCTACGGGCTTATAGTAGTTGGAGTTATCGAGTATTTTATACGTTTTTTTATTTCTCAGAAATTAGGAAAAATTCATCCATTAATAACAGTAGCCGGTTTAATTATTGGCCTGCCTCTTTTCGGTATCATTGGATTGGTTATAGGTCCTTTGCTCGTATCTTATTTTTTTCTTTTTATAACTCTATATGAATCCGATTATGTAAAAAAAATTACAATTAGAAGAAAACCAAGGTAA
- a CDS encoding PA2169 family four-helix-bundle protein, whose protein sequence is MDEIEKTVAALNDLIRINNDRVDGYEKAAAEATTQDIDLKTLFNRFAAESRKYANELKTQVIDMGGETAKGTTGSGKIYRVWMDVKATFTGKDRHSILSSCEFGEDAAQRAYDLALSSDADLEAGVRKIIVSQKESLKAAHDAIKNLRDINK, encoded by the coding sequence ATGGACGAAATAGAAAAAACCGTTGCCGCACTAAACGATCTTATCAGGATCAATAATGACCGTGTAGATGGATATGAGAAGGCTGCTGCTGAGGCTACCACACAGGATATTGATCTTAAAACCTTATTCAATCGTTTTGCTGCAGAAAGTAGAAAATATGCCAACGAGCTTAAGACTCAGGTGATTGATATGGGAGGCGAAACGGCTAAAGGAACAACTGGTTCCGGAAAAATTTATCGGGTATGGATGGATGTAAAAGCTACCTTTACGGGAAAAGACAGACATTCTATCCTGAGTTCCTGCGAATTTGGTGAAGATGCTGCTCAAAGGGCATATGATCTGGCTCTTTCATCAGATGCGGACCTGGAAGCGGGAGTTCGGAAAATAATTGTTTCTCAAAAGGAATCTTTAAAAGCAGCACATGATGCAATTAAAAATTTAAGAGACATCAATAAATAA
- a CDS encoding DUF4142 domain-containing protein, which translates to MKSAFKMLNLYVFLFAGLLSFTSCQNTMKKDESKDMAEDQNKDKFDKNNEKNAQLMVDLVSNQYYEIHLAQYAQQKSTNSEIKSLATMMVDDHTAMLNQLKSLAAQKTISIPNEDSTDVNNKTHDWNNDKPNDFNKAWTNEMIDNHKDAVNKMQGAIDDNDTDIDLKNILTNGITKVRMHLDSLNVCHDKLDKMKS; encoded by the coding sequence ATGAAAAGTGCGTTTAAAATGCTAAACCTTTATGTTTTTCTTTTCGCCGGCTTACTTTCTTTTACATCATGTCAAAATACTATGAAGAAAGATGAGAGTAAGGATATGGCAGAAGATCAGAACAAGGATAAATTCGATAAAAATAATGAGAAGAATGCCCAGTTAATGGTTGACCTTGTTTCCAATCAGTACTATGAGATCCATTTGGCGCAGTATGCTCAGCAAAAATCTACTAATTCGGAAATTAAAAGCCTTGCAACGATGATGGTAGATGATCATACGGCAATGCTTAACCAGCTTAAATCATTGGCGGCTCAAAAAACAATCAGTATTCCTAATGAGGATTCCACGGATGTAAATAATAAAACTCATGACTGGAATAATGATAAACCTAACGATTTTAATAAGGCCTGGACTAATGAAATGATTGATAACCATAAAGATGCTGTCAATAAAATGCAAGGTGCAATTGACGATAACGATACTGATATTGATCTTAAGAATATACTCACTAATGGAATAACTAAAGTGCGAATGCATTTAGATAGCTTGAATGTATGCCATGATAAGTTGGATAAGATGAAGTCCTAA
- a CDS encoding lmo0937 family membrane protein encodes MRGGYLYLIAIILLAGWAIGFFIYHVGAIIHLLLGLGLISILIKMIRGPEKN; translated from the coding sequence ATGAGAGGTGGATATCTTTATTTAATCGCAATAATTCTGCTGGCTGGCTGGGCAATTGGATTTTTTATTTACCACGTTGGTGCAATAATCCATCTTTTATTGGGATTAGGATTAATATCTATCCTGATCAAGATGATTCGTGGTCCGGAAAAAAATTAG
- a CDS encoding DUF421 domain-containing protein, giving the protein MADITDLFGEGEHLTPLQMSLRMVVMFFLSLSMITIMLGAVLARGVVGASPFWSVVVSSFILVLLHRLCAWLSIKNKLVEKIFKGESRLLYKENEIIWKEMERGVLSKNDLMEGLRLQGNVQSLNEIKEIYHESCGEISVVKNEKKGT; this is encoded by the coding sequence ATGGCAGATATAACAGATTTATTTGGTGAAGGAGAGCATCTCACTCCTTTACAAATGAGCTTGAGGATGGTTGTGATGTTTTTTCTTTCATTGAGCATGATTACCATTATGCTGGGCGCTGTATTAGCACGTGGCGTAGTAGGCGCTTCTCCTTTTTGGTCTGTAGTGGTGTCTAGTTTTATTTTAGTTCTTCTCCATCGCCTGTGTGCATGGTTAAGCATCAAGAATAAGTTAGTAGAAAAAATATTCAAAGGTGAGTCCCGCCTTCTATATAAAGAGAATGAAATTATATGGAAAGAAATGGAACGAGGGGTACTTAGTAAAAATGATCTGATGGAAGGATTGCGATTACAAGGTAATGTCCAGTCTTTAAATGAGATAAAGGAAATTTACCATGAGAGCTGTGGTGAGATAAGCGTGGTAAAGAATGAAAAAAAGGGAACTTAA
- a CDS encoding SDR family oxidoreductase, which translates to MQKSNPKKQIRKPQQQDRPGKETEMEPVPDFDNKGYQASGKLKGKVALITGGDSGIGRAVAILFAKEGASVAIGYFNEHEDAAITKKKVDEYGQNCILIAGDLSRESLCKKAVALTIKKFGKLDILINNAGMHYPAEDIKDITSNQLMKTFSTNFFSMVWITQAALESMQKGGVIINTASVTAYRGSSNLIDYSATKGAIVSFTRSLSANLIEKGIRVNGVAPGPVWTPLIVSSFDEKKVATFGSDVPMKRAGEPVEIAPCYLFLASSDSSYMTGQFLHPNGGEIVNG; encoded by the coding sequence ATGCAAAAATCTAATCCTAAGAAACAGATCCGAAAACCTCAGCAACAGGATCGACCCGGAAAGGAAACAGAAATGGAACCAGTGCCTGATTTTGATAATAAGGGTTATCAGGCAAGCGGAAAGTTAAAGGGCAAAGTGGCGTTGATTACCGGAGGAGACAGTGGCATTGGTCGTGCAGTCGCTATTCTCTTTGCTAAAGAAGGAGCTTCGGTTGCTATCGGTTACTTTAATGAACATGAAGATGCCGCGATTACAAAGAAAAAAGTGGATGAGTATGGTCAGAATTGCATTCTGATAGCCGGGGATCTTAGCCGGGAAAGTTTATGTAAAAAAGCAGTGGCTTTAACAATAAAGAAATTTGGAAAGCTTGATATTCTTATAAATAACGCAGGTATGCATTATCCCGCAGAAGATATTAAGGACATTACTTCTAACCAATTAATGAAAACTTTTTCTACCAATTTTTTTTCAATGGTTTGGATTACCCAGGCTGCTCTTGAAAGCATGCAAAAGGGCGGTGTAATTATTAATACTGCATCGGTAACAGCGTATCGCGGCAGCTCAAATTTGATAGATTACTCGGCTACTAAAGGAGCAATTGTTTCGTTTACCAGGAGCCTTTCCGCAAATTTGATTGAAAAGGGAATTCGTGTAAATGGCGTTGCGCCGGGTCCTGTTTGGACTCCCTTAATTGTTTCAAGTTTCGATGAAAAAAAAGTAGCTACTTTCGGAAGCGATGTTCCAATGAAACGTGCCGGTGAACCTGTTGAAATTGCACCTTGTTACTTGTTTCTTGCCTCCAGTGATTCATCGTATATGACGGGTCAATTTCTTCATCCGAATGGAGGTGAAATTGTAAATGGATAA
- a CDS encoding DNA topoisomerase IB — translation MAIILGDDIQLDKRTIKSAIKDVTKSATAVHLIYVSDQRSGYKRIRNGKIFYYIDGEKKVNEADLLDRFKKLVIPPAWDDVWICKLPNGHLQATGVDVKKRKQYRYHPLWGMVRNHTKFYRLLDFGKQLPSIRLKLEKDLSLPGYPQEKVLAAIVSLLERTNIRIGNAFYEKLYGSFGLTTLKNKHVAVNGSQLQFIFKGKKGVKHNISLKSKKLAKIVKGCQDIPGKELFEFYDGQGKVHDIDSGMVNDYIRTISGGDFTAKDFRTWAGTVHALIAFKELGAYETVHDMKQKIPAALDMVAKQLGNTRTVCKKYYVHPIIVQLYEGKKLDKYINELNLIEENDNKTGITSEEKILMKILETN, via the coding sequence ATGGCGATAATATTGGGTGACGATATCCAGCTTGATAAGCGAACTATTAAATCGGCAATAAAAGACGTAACGAAGAGTGCCACAGCAGTGCACCTGATTTATGTCAGTGACCAGCGTTCTGGTTATAAGCGCATACGGAATGGCAAAATTTTTTATTATATAGATGGAGAAAAAAAGGTGAACGAAGCGGACTTGTTAGACCGCTTTAAGAAGCTGGTAATTCCTCCGGCCTGGGATGATGTATGGATCTGTAAGCTTCCCAATGGCCATTTACAAGCCACTGGAGTTGATGTTAAAAAGAGAAAACAATATCGTTATCATCCGTTATGGGGCATGGTCCGGAATCACACCAAATTTTACCGGTTGCTGGATTTTGGAAAACAGTTGCCTTCTATTCGGTTAAAGCTGGAAAAGGACTTATCCCTGCCGGGTTATCCCCAGGAGAAAGTGCTCGCTGCTATTGTGAGCCTTCTGGAGCGCACTAATATTCGTATTGGAAACGCTTTTTATGAAAAGCTCTATGGATCGTTCGGCTTAACAACGCTTAAAAATAAGCATGTTGCTGTTAATGGCTCTCAACTGCAATTCATCTTTAAAGGGAAGAAAGGCGTAAAGCATAACATATCTTTAAAAAGTAAAAAGCTTGCAAAAATTGTGAAGGGATGCCAGGATATTCCAGGCAAGGAGCTCTTTGAATTTTATGATGGTCAGGGCAAAGTGCACGACATTGACTCGGGCATGGTGAATGACTATATACGTACCATCTCAGGTGGTGATTTTACGGCGAAAGACTTTCGAACGTGGGCAGGTACCGTACATGCATTGATTGCATTTAAAGAATTAGGAGCGTATGAAACGGTTCATGATATGAAACAAAAAATCCCCGCTGCACTTGATATGGTGGCAAAGCAACTTGGGAATACCAGAACAGTTTGTAAAAAATATTATGTGCATCCCATAATTGTTCAGCTTTATGAAGGAAAAAAGTTAGATAAGTATATTAATGAACTAAATTTGATTGAAGAAAACGATAATAAAACAGGGATAACTTCTGAAGAAAAAATTTTGATGAAAATTCTTGAAACAAACTAA
- a CDS encoding Ku protein, producing the protein MRSIWTGAIGFGLVNIPVKLYSATQNSELDLDMLDKKDESNIRFQRVNATTGKVVPYENIVRAYKYNDRYVILNSEDFESANAKKSKVIEIEDFVQEDEIDSTYYETPYYLEPDKSGVRAYALLREALKKSGKVGIATFVLRSKEHLAILKPSANVIVLNRIRFFEEIRDESELNLPGKDEVKPKELEMAMSLIGQLSSKFDIEKYKDTYTEQLMKVIKAKAKGAKIVAPKLEVVHRTGDLMSQLKESLSSGKKKAS; encoded by the coding sequence ATGAGATCTATCTGGACCGGCGCCATTGGATTTGGCCTTGTTAACATCCCTGTAAAACTTTACAGTGCTACTCAAAACAGCGAGCTGGATCTTGATATGCTCGACAAGAAAGACGAGTCGAATATCCGTTTTCAACGGGTAAATGCAACTACCGGAAAAGTGGTGCCGTATGAGAACATTGTACGTGCCTATAAATATAACGATCGCTATGTAATTCTTAACTCTGAGGATTTTGAAAGTGCTAATGCAAAAAAATCGAAAGTAATAGAGATCGAGGATTTTGTGCAGGAAGATGAAATAGATAGTACCTACTATGAAACGCCTTATTATCTGGAACCAGACAAGTCTGGTGTAAGGGCTTATGCTTTGCTTCGTGAAGCCCTCAAAAAATCTGGCAAAGTAGGCATTGCCACTTTTGTGTTAAGAAGTAAAGAGCATCTCGCTATTCTGAAACCAAGCGCTAATGTGATTGTGCTTAACAGAATTCGTTTTTTTGAGGAAATCAGAGATGAATCAGAATTAAATCTGCCTGGTAAGGATGAAGTAAAACCGAAAGAGCTGGAAATGGCAATGTCGCTTATTGGTCAGCTATCATCCAAATTTGATATTGAAAAATATAAAGATACGTATACCGAGCAGCTGATGAAAGTAATCAAAGCTAAGGCAAAAGGTGCTAAGATTGTGGCTCCGAAATTAGAGGTAGTGCATCGAACCGGGGACCTCATGAGCCAATTAAAAGAGAGCTTATCCAGCGGTAAAAAGAAAGCATCATGA